Proteins encoded together in one Columba livia isolate bColLiv1 breed racing homer chromosome 3, bColLiv1.pat.W.v2, whole genome shotgun sequence window:
- the AIDA gene encoding axin interactor, dorsalization-associated protein isoform X2 yields the protein MSEAARSLLQRWGASFRKGTDFDSWGQLVEAIDEYQILARHLQKEAQSQHNNSEFTEDQKKTIAKIATCLELRSAALQSTQSQDEFKLEDLKKLEPILKNILTYNKEFPFDVQPVPLRKILAPGEEEHLEFEEDDEEGGAGAGSPDSFPARVPGTLLPRLPSEPGMTLLTINIEKIGLKDAGQCIDPYITVSVKDLNGIDLTPVQDTPVALRKEDTYVHFNVDIEIQKHVEKLTKGAAIFFEFKHYKPKKRFTSTKCFAFMEMDEIKPGAIVIELYKKPTDFKRKKLQLLTKKPLYLHLHQTLHKE from the exons ATGTCGGAGGCGGCCCGGAGCCTCCTGCAGCGCTGGGGCGCCAGCTTCAGGAAAGGCACCGACTTCGACTCCTGGGGGCAGCTGGTGGAGGCGATCGACGAGTACCAGAT ATTAGCAAGACATCTACAAAAAGAGGCACAGTCTCAGCACAACAACTCGGAATTCACAGAAGATCAAAAG aaaaccATAGctaaaattgcaacatgcttggAACTGAGAAGTGCAGCTTTACAG TCCACCCAATCACAGGATGAATTTAAGCTTGAGGATCTGAAGAAGTTGGAACCAA TCTTAAAGAATATCCTCACTTACAACAAGGAGTTTCCCTTTGATGTTCAGCCTGTCCCACTCAG GAAGATTTTAgcacctggagaagaggaacaCTTGGAGTTTGAGGAGGATGATGAggaaggaggagctggagcagggtcTCCAGACTCTTTTCCTGCTAGAGTTCCAG GTACTTTATTACCCAGATTGCCATCTGAACCCGGGATGACATTACTCACCATCAACATAGAGAAAATTGGTCTGAAAGATGCTGGGCAGTGCATTGATCCTTACATCACAGTCAGTGTAAAGG atttgAATGGGATCGATCTGACTCCTGTGCAAGACACTCCTGTGGCTTTGAGGAAGGAGGACACGTATGTCCATTTTAATGTGGACATCGAGATTCAGAAACACGTTGAAAAACTAACAAAAG GTGCAGCTATTTTCTTTGAATTCAAACACTACAAGCCTAAGAAAAGGTTTACTAGCACCAAGTGCTTTGCTTTCATGGAGATGGATGAAATTAAACCTGGGGCAATTGTTATAGAACT GTACAAAAAACCCACTgactttaaaaggaagaaattgcaACTCTTGACCAAGAAACCACTTTACCTTCACCTCCATCAAACGTTGCACAAGGAATGA
- the AIDA gene encoding axin interactor, dorsalization-associated protein isoform X1, which translates to MSEAARSLLQRWGASFRKGTDFDSWGQLVEAIDEYQILARHLQKEAQSQHNNSEFTEDQKKTIAKIATCLELRSAALQSTQSQDEFKLEDLKKLEPILKNILTYNKEFPFDVQPVPLRKILAPGEEEHLEFEEDDEEGGAGAGSPDSFPARVPGANEGTLLPRLPSEPGMTLLTINIEKIGLKDAGQCIDPYITVSVKDLNGIDLTPVQDTPVALRKEDTYVHFNVDIEIQKHVEKLTKGAAIFFEFKHYKPKKRFTSTKCFAFMEMDEIKPGAIVIELYKKPTDFKRKKLQLLTKKPLYLHLHQTLHKE; encoded by the exons ATGTCGGAGGCGGCCCGGAGCCTCCTGCAGCGCTGGGGCGCCAGCTTCAGGAAAGGCACCGACTTCGACTCCTGGGGGCAGCTGGTGGAGGCGATCGACGAGTACCAGAT ATTAGCAAGACATCTACAAAAAGAGGCACAGTCTCAGCACAACAACTCGGAATTCACAGAAGATCAAAAG aaaaccATAGctaaaattgcaacatgcttggAACTGAGAAGTGCAGCTTTACAG TCCACCCAATCACAGGATGAATTTAAGCTTGAGGATCTGAAGAAGTTGGAACCAA TCTTAAAGAATATCCTCACTTACAACAAGGAGTTTCCCTTTGATGTTCAGCCTGTCCCACTCAG GAAGATTTTAgcacctggagaagaggaacaCTTGGAGTTTGAGGAGGATGATGAggaaggaggagctggagcagggtcTCCAGACTCTTTTCCTGCTAGAGTTCCAG GAGCCAATGAAG GTACTTTATTACCCAGATTGCCATCTGAACCCGGGATGACATTACTCACCATCAACATAGAGAAAATTGGTCTGAAAGATGCTGGGCAGTGCATTGATCCTTACATCACAGTCAGTGTAAAGG atttgAATGGGATCGATCTGACTCCTGTGCAAGACACTCCTGTGGCTTTGAGGAAGGAGGACACGTATGTCCATTTTAATGTGGACATCGAGATTCAGAAACACGTTGAAAAACTAACAAAAG GTGCAGCTATTTTCTTTGAATTCAAACACTACAAGCCTAAGAAAAGGTTTACTAGCACCAAGTGCTTTGCTTTCATGGAGATGGATGAAATTAAACCTGGGGCAATTGTTATAGAACT GTACAAAAAACCCACTgactttaaaaggaagaaattgcaACTCTTGACCAAGAAACCACTTTACCTTCACCTCCATCAAACGTTGCACAAGGAATGA